Genomic segment of Bacteroidota bacterium:
GGCGCATCAGGGGATGAAATTAAAAAAGCATACCGTAAAGTGGCTATGCAACATCATCCTGACCGCAATCCAGGAGATAAATCATCAGAGGAAAAATTTAAAGAAGCAGCAGAGGCTTACGAAATACTCAGCGATGCAGATAAGAAAGCCCAGTACGATCGTTACGGTCATGCAGGTGTAAGTGGCAACGGACGTGGGGGCTACCAGGGTGGTGGTGGTATGAATATGGAAGATATCTTCAGCCAGTTCGGTGATATATTCGGCGATGATATGTTCGGAAGTTTTTTTGGTGGAGGTGCTGGTGGAAAACAAAGAGGCGGTCACCGCAGCCGTGGTGTAAGAGGAAGCAATCTCCGCATCAAACTAAAATTGACTTATGAAGAAATTGCAAAAGGCGTTACAAAAAATATCAAAGTAAAAAAACATGTTGCCTGTAGCACATGCGGTGGCAGTGGCGCAAAAGATAAAGGAAGTGTACAGGCTTGTAATACTTGCGGCGGCAGCGGCCAGGTAAGAAGAGTGCAGAATACTTTTCTCGGACAAATGCAAACCGTAACTACCTGCCCTACCTGTAATGGTGAAGGCTCTACTATAACAGCAAAATGCGGAAACTGTAAAGGTGAAGGAAGAGTATATGCGGAAGAAAATATTTCGATTGAAATTCCCGCCGGCGTGCAGGAAGGAATGCAACTGACACTGAGTGGCAAAGGAAATGCTGGTGAACGTGGCGGTATGAATGGCGATTTGATAATCCTTATAGAAGAAGAACAACATAAAGAACTGCAACGTGAAGGATTGAATGTTGCCTTTGATCTGCATTTGTCATTTACAGATGTAGTATTTGGCACGCAGGTGGAAGTACCTACTATTGACGGCCGTGCAAAAATTAAAATACCTGCCGGAACACAAAGTGGAAAAGTTTTCCGATTGAAAGGAAAAGGCTTTCCGGCTGTTAACTCTTATGAAAAAGGTGACCAGTTAATTCATGTGAGTGTATGGACACCACAAAATATAAGTGCAGAAGAAAAAGTGGCGCTGGAAAAATTAAGTCAGTCCAATAATTTCAAACCCAACCCGGATAAAAACGATAAAGGATTTTTTGATAAGGTGAGAGATATGTTTTCTTAAGCTCTATTCGCCTTCTTCTTTTTTAGATCTCTTTTTTTTCTTCTTTGACTTTATATAAAGTCCTTTTGCCTTTTCTACTATGCTAACAAATTCTTTTTGTTGAATATCATTAGCATCAGCGGATGAATTTGCCATTGAAATGATATCGTTCCATTCAACATTCTTAGTAAAAGGGGAGGCACGGAGTTTAGAGCCAAACATTGCCACAGCAGCGGAAAAACGCTGACATTTATCAATTTCCTTGAATCGTGAAAAGCGAAAATCACAACCGTACGGAAATAGCCTGCGTATAGTATCTGCCGGAAGGCTATATTCTACATTTAAATCCGCCAGGTTTCCGGAAGCTAAACCGGTTTGAATTGCCGAATTATTTTTTTCGGTTGGAATGATCTCAAAAACTGCTGTCATTGAAAACCCGGAACCAATTTCTCCTCCTTCGATATTGGTAAGTGAATCAGCAATTTCGCCAGCTTTATTATCGAAACCAACCAATCTATATTCTTTTACAAATTCAGCATTGAAATTGACATTCATAAAAACTTTATCGGCAACAGTATATAAGGTCTGCGTAAATTCTTTCAGCAAGACTTTCTCTGCTTCTGTATATGAATCTATGTATGCATAATTGCCATTGCCCTTGGTTGCTAGTGTATGAATTTTTGAATCCTTTAAATTTCCCATACCTACACCCAGACAGGTCAGATAAATTCCCGACTCCCGGTGCTGGGAGATCAACTGGTCAAGCTCATCTTCTGTTTTTAATCCGACATTGAAATCTCCATCCGTTGCAAGTATCACACGGTTATTTCCATCTTTTATGAAATGATGTTTTGCCAAACCATAGGCTGTACGGATGCCAGCCTCACCAGGGGTAGATCCACCTGCAGCCAATTCATCAATTGCTTTAATGATTTTTGCTTTTTCATTTCCAGATGTTGGTTGCAGCATAATACCTAATGCACCGCCGTAAACAACTATTGAAACAGTATCTTGTTCACGCAGGTTATTAACCAGCAAACGAAATGCTGACTTCAATAAGGGCAACCTGTTGGTGATCTCCATTGAACCAGAAACATCAATAAGAAAAACAAGATGGGTAGGTGGTAATAAATCTGTATTTATTTTTTGTGCTGAAAGATTAACTAAGAAAAGCTGGTTGTCATTATTCCATGGGCAGGAAGTAAGGGTTGATTTTATATGAAAGATCTTATCCGCATCGGGTTGACGATATCCGAGATTAAAATAGTTCAGCATCTCTTCTATCCGCACTGCATCGGGTGGCACCAAAGCACCCTGCGAAATAAACCTGCGTATATTGCTGTAAGAAGCACGGTCAATATTCAATGATATTCCGGTAAGCGGAAATTTATCTGCTTTTACAAACTGGTTTTCCAGCAGGCTGGTATAAGTTTCATCGGCTGTGAACCATTTGCGTTGGACCTCTCTTGATAAGTCTTTTGTAAGTGACGAAAGTTTATCTTTCTTAACATTGATATTCGTAGTAGGCGCAATTTTTAATTGCACTTTTACATACTCCTCTGAATTTACTACTACCCTTTCCGACCGGAAGCCATCAAGGGAAAACAAAAAAGTATCAGGCTTATTCTTAGTAGTAATTCCAAAAGTGCCGTAAGACCCTGAACGAAAAATTAACCCGGTTGTTTGCTGGAGTATCTTGACATTTTGCAAAATATTACCTGCCTCATCCCTTGTTTCGCCACGGATATAATAATCCTGTGAAAAAACAGGCGAAATGAAGTAAAAAAATATGGCAATGCTAATCAGCGGTTTCACACAGGTTTATTAATAGTGTAAAATACAAAAATTGCAGTGTGTGTGATAAGGTTTTAAACCAGTTGGTAAATTTCCTTAAGATTTCTACCTAGTCCGGAATAATCAAGTCCATAACCAACCACAAATTTATTGGGGATGGAAAAACCAATATAGTCAAGTGTTAATGGATACTCAGTTGCTTCAGGCTTGTGCAACAGCGTTGCTATCTTCAATGACTTCGGCTGCATATGCATCAGTTTGGGCAAAAAATGATGTAACGTTTTACCGGTATCGACAATATCTTCTACAATCATCACATCCTTTCCAAAAATATCTTCTTCTAGACCGATAGTAGATACAACCTTTCCGGAAGATTTCATCCCTTTATATGATGCCAGCTTAATAAAACAAATCTCTGCCTCCAACGCCAGGTTCTTGAACAAATCAGATGCAAACATGAATGAACCATTCAGTATAGCAATAAACAGCGGACGTTTGCCTGCATATTCCTTATTTATCTGTTCAGCAATTTCTTTTACTCGCTTCTGAATCATTTCATCTGAAAGATAAGTTTCAAATTTTTTGTCGTGAACGTTTACAATCGCCATGAATCTTAAAGCTTAATTATTTTTAACTGCTGTCCTGTTTTCAGATCATAACCCTGCAGGCTATTCCACTTTACAATATCCTCAATTTTTACATCGTACCTACGGGCAATAGAATAAATCGTTTCTT
This window contains:
- the dnaJ gene encoding molecular chaperone DnaJ — encoded protein: MAKRDFYEILGVAKGASGDEIKKAYRKVAMQHHPDRNPGDKSSEEKFKEAAEAYEILSDADKKAQYDRYGHAGVSGNGRGGYQGGGGMNMEDIFSQFGDIFGDDMFGSFFGGGAGGKQRGGHRSRGVRGSNLRIKLKLTYEEIAKGVTKNIKVKKHVACSTCGGSGAKDKGSVQACNTCGGSGQVRRVQNTFLGQMQTVTTCPTCNGEGSTITAKCGNCKGEGRVYAEENISIEIPAGVQEGMQLTLSGKGNAGERGGMNGDLIILIEEEQHKELQREGLNVAFDLHLSFTDVVFGTQVEVPTIDGRAKIKIPAGTQSGKVFRLKGKGFPAVNSYEKGDQLIHVSVWTPQNISAEEKVALEKLSQSNNFKPNPDKNDKGFFDKVRDMFS
- a CDS encoding VWA domain-containing protein, with amino-acid sequence MKPLISIAIFFYFISPVFSQDYYIRGETRDEAGNILQNVKILQQTTGLIFRSGSYGTFGITTKNKPDTFLFSLDGFRSERVVVNSEEYVKVQLKIAPTTNINVKKDKLSSLTKDLSREVQRKWFTADETYTSLLENQFVKADKFPLTGISLNIDRASYSNIRRFISQGALVPPDAVRIEEMLNYFNLGYRQPDADKIFHIKSTLTSCPWNNDNQLFLVNLSAQKINTDLLPPTHLVFLIDVSGSMEITNRLPLLKSAFRLLVNNLREQDTVSIVVYGGALGIMLQPTSGNEKAKIIKAIDELAAGGSTPGEAGIRTAYGLAKHHFIKDGNNRVILATDGDFNVGLKTEDELDQLISQHRESGIYLTCLGVGMGNLKDSKIHTLATKGNGNYAYIDSYTEAEKVLLKEFTQTLYTVADKVFMNVNFNAEFVKEYRLVGFDNKAGEIADSLTNIEGGEIGSGFSMTAVFEIIPTEKNNSAIQTGLASGNLADLNVEYSLPADTIRRLFPYGCDFRFSRFKEIDKCQRFSAAVAMFGSKLRASPFTKNVEWNDIISMANSSADANDIQQKEFVSIVEKAKGLYIKSKKKKKRSKKEEGE
- the hpt gene encoding hypoxanthine phosphoribosyltransferase, which gives rise to MAIVNVHDKKFETYLSDEMIQKRVKEIAEQINKEYAGKRPLFIAILNGSFMFASDLFKNLALEAEICFIKLASYKGMKSSGKVVSTIGLEEDIFGKDVMIVEDIVDTGKTLHHFLPKLMHMQPKSLKIATLLHKPEATEYPLTLDYIGFSIPNKFVVGYGLDYSGLGRNLKEIYQLV